The following proteins are co-located in the Vigna unguiculata cultivar IT97K-499-35 chromosome 9, ASM411807v1, whole genome shotgun sequence genome:
- the LOC114164321 gene encoding pyruvate dehydrogenase E1 component subunit alpha-3, chloroplastic-like, with protein MSLSAPKFAHPLPLHHRSNGSPMSFHSFTPFLGSTQKLRFITSVKLNARSNSTVVSVSDAVKSKNPKSATNLLITKEEGLVLYEDMILGRFFEDMCAQMYYRGKMFGFVHLYNGQEAVSTGFIKLLKKEDSVVSTYRDHVHSLSKGVPARAVMSELFGKATGCSRGQGGSMHMFSKEHNVIGGFAFIAEGIPIATGAAFSSKYRREVLKEADCDHVTLAFFGDGTCNNGQFYECLNMAALWKLPIVFVVENNLWAIGMSHLRSTSDPQIWKKGPAFGMPGVHVDGMDVLKVREVAKEAIGRARRGEGPTLVECETYRFRGHSLADPDELRDPAEKAHYADRDPISALKKYLFKNKLASEQELKAIEKKIEEVVEEAVVFADESPHPPRSQLLENVFADPKGFGIGPDGKYRCEDPKFTEGTAHV; from the exons ATGTCTCTCTCCGCTCCCAAGTTTGCGCACCCTCTTCCTCTCCATCACAGATCCAATGGCAGCCCCATGTCTTTCCACTCGTTCACTCCCTTCCTTGGATCCACTCAGAAGCTTCGTTTCATCACCTCCGTTAAGCTCAATGCTCGCTCTAATTCCACTGTTGTCTCTGTCTCCGATGCTGTCAAGAGCAAGAATCCCAAATCAGCCACAAATCTG CTTATTACTAAAGAGGAGGGCTTGGTGCTCTACGAAGACATGATATTAGGCAGGTTCTTTGAAGACATGTGTGCCCAGATGTATTATAGAGGCAAAATGTTTGGCTTTGTTCACTTGTACAATGGCCAAGAAGCTGTGTCAACTGGCTTCATCAAGCTTCTCAAGAAAGAAGACTCGGTGGTGAGTACGTACAGGGACCATGTTCATTCATTGAGTAAGGGGGTCCCGGCGCGTGCTGTAATGAGTGAGCTCTTTGGGAAGGCCACGGGATGCTCCCGAGGTCAAGGTGGATCTATGCATATGTTCTCAAAGGAACATAATGTGATTGGTGGGTTTGCTTTCATTGCTGAAGGAATCCCTATTGCCACTGGGGCAGCATTTTCCAGCAAGTATAGAAGGGAGGTTTTGAAAGAGGCTGATTGTGATCACGTGACATTGGCATTTTTTGGAGATGGAACATGTAACAATGGACAGTTCTACGAATGCTTAAACATGGCAGCTTTATGGAAATTGCCTATTGTGTTTGTGGTGGAAAATAATCTGTGGGCTATTGGGATGTCACATCTCAGGTCAACTTCAGATCCTCAAATATGGAAGAAAGGGCCGGCATTTGGAATGCCTGGGGTTCATGTTGATGGGATGGACGTTTTGAAGGTCAGGGAGGTGGCAAAGGAAGCTATTGGAAGAGCCAGACGAGGAGAGGGACCAACTTTAGTAGAATGTGAGACCTATAGATTTAGAGGACATTCATTGGCCGATCCGGATGAGCTTCGTGACCCTG CTGAGAAGGCACATTATGCTGATAGGGATCCCATCTCTGCGTTGAAGAAATACTTGTTCAAGAACAAATTAGCCAGTGAACAAGAGTTGAAGGccatagagaagaagattgaagaGGTTGTTGAGGAGGCAGTTGTTTTTGCAGATGAGAGCCCTCATCCACCACGCAGCCAGCTTCTGGAGAATGTCTTTGCTGATCCCAAAGGTTTTGGAATTGGACCTGATGGCAAGTACAGATGCGAGGACCCAAAATTCACAGAAGGCACTGCTCATGTCTAA